The DNA region ACGCCGGGTGGGGATTCCGCTTGCCGGGATTCCACCCGGCGTTCGTCTTTTCCCCGGCGCGCTGGTGCGCCAACAGGAGGTTCAGCTATTTCGGCCCAACGTGCACCCGAGCCCCGCATCAACGAGCGCATCCGCGTCCCGCAAGTTCGCGTGATCGGCGAGGACGGCTCCCAGGTCGGCGTGGTCGCGACGCGCGATGCGCTTGCGATGGCGCAGGCCAAGGGGCTCGATCTGGTCGAGGTCTCGCCGACCGCCCGGCCTCCCGTGTGCCGGATCATGGACTACGGAAAGTACAAGTACGAGCAGAACCGGCGCGCGCGCAAGGCTCGCAAGAATCAGCACGTGATGCAGCTCAAGGAAGTGAAGATGCGGCCCAAGATCGACGACCACGACTACGGCTTCAAGATGGACCACGCGCGCGAGTTCCTCGGCGAGCGTGACAAGGTCAAGTTCACGATCATGTTCCGCGGTCGCGAAATGGCGCATCAGGAAATCGGACACCGTCTGGTCGAGAAAATCGTGAGCGAACTCGCGGACGTCGCGCAGGTCGAGCAGCACGCGCGCTCCGAAGGCCGCACGCTCACGCTGGTCATGGCGCCGAAGCCTCAGCAGCAACAGCAACAGCAGCCGAAGGCCGCACCCAAGATCGAAAATCCAGAACCGAGTCCGGACGGCGTCTAACCCCGCCTTCGGCATAAGAGCCGCGCGCCCGTTCGAGGATGCGGCGATCAGGAGAACGAAATGCCCAAGATGAAGTCCAATCGCGCCGCCGCCAAGCGCTTCAAGGTCACCGGCAGTGGCAAAGCTTCGCGTGCGAAGTCGGGGCTGCGCCACGGCATGATCGGCAAGTCGCGTCGCCGCAAGCGCAAGCTGGTCGGCACCACGCTGGTGGCCGCTCCGGACCAGGACCGCGTCCTGCGCATGCTGGGTCGCCGCTAGCCGCTTCCCTTCGAACCTTCAACGCCGACCCCCACCCGACTCGCGTCACCGCGACGCCGTTCGGCAGGAGATAGAGTCCAATGCCACGCGCAAAAACCGTCGTTCCCGGACGCGCACGCCGCAAAAAAGTTCTCAAGACGACCAAGGGCAACTACAGCGGCCGTCGCAAGCTCTACAAGACCGCATTGCAGACCATGCAGCGGGCCGGGCAGTTCGCCTTCGAGCATCGCCGCCTGCGCAAGCGCGACTTTCGGAGCCTGTGGATCACCCGCATCAATGCCGCCGCCCGGATCAACGGGATGTCCTACAGCACGCTGATCGCGGGCCTGAAGCGCGCCAACGTCGAGGTCAACCGCAAGCTGCTCGCGGATCTCGCAGTGCGCGACGCGGCAGCGTTCGCGAAGCTGGCGGACGTCGCCAAGTCCGCCGCCGCCTAGGCGGTCCATGGCCGAAATCGCGGAACTGTTGGGCGCCGCCGTTGATCCTTCGTGGAGCAGCGGCGAGCCGTCGGAGTTGCTGCCGAACTGGAGCGACTCGATCGCGGAGCTACGCGCGATCAGCGAGTCCGTTTCTGACGAGACGATTCGGTTCGCCCGCGCGTTGGCGGGTGCCAGGGACCGCGACGCCCTGCAGGCGGTACGAAACCGGGCGTTGTCGAGAGAACACGGTGCCTACTCGGCCGCACTGACGCAGGTACCCGGGTTGCCGCTCGAACAGAAGCGGCTGGTCGGCCGCGCGCTGAATCTCGCCAAACGGCTGCTCGAGGAGCTCGAGAAGGCCCAAGGAGAGCGCCTCGATCGCGTCGCGGAATCGATCGAAGCGATCGACGTCACCCTGCCGGGCCGGCGCTCGTGGACGGGGCGCACTCACGTACTCGCGCAAGTGCGCGACGAACTTCTCGATCTCTTTCACGGGTTGGGCTTCACCGTCTACACGAGCCCCGAGGTCGAGCTCGACGAGTACAACTTTGCGAAGCTCAATTTTCCTCCCGACCATCCGGCGCGGGACGCTCAGGATACCTACCTGCTCGGCGGCGGACGGGTTCTGCGCACGCACACCTCGCCGGGATGGGTGCGCGCGATGGAGGAAATCGAACCACCTCTGCGACTGGTATTTCCGGGACGCGTCTACCGAGCGGAGGCGATCGATGCGAGCCACATGGACCAGTTTCACCAGATGGACGGCCTGTGCGTGGATCGGGACATCTCGATGGCGGATCTCAAGTCGACGCTCAACACCTTCGCGCGAGCGATCTAT from Candidatus Eisenbacteria bacterium includes:
- a CDS encoding translation initiation factor IF-3, with translation MSAQRAPEPRINERIRVPQVRVIGEDGSQVGVVATRDALAMAQAKGLDLVEVSPTARPPVCRIMDYGKYKYEQNRRARKARKNQHVMQLKEVKMRPKIDDHDYGFKMDHAREFLGERDKVKFTIMFRGREMAHQEIGHRLVEKIVSELADVAQVEQHARSEGRTLTLVMAPKPQQQQQQQPKAAPKIENPEPSPDGV
- the rpmI gene encoding 50S ribosomal protein L35, with the protein product MPKMKSNRAAAKRFKVTGSGKASRAKSGLRHGMIGKSRRRKRKLVGTTLVAAPDQDRVLRMLGRR
- the rplT gene encoding 50S ribosomal protein L20; protein product: MPRAKTVVPGRARRKKVLKTTKGNYSGRRKLYKTALQTMQRAGQFAFEHRRLRKRDFRSLWITRINAAARINGMSYSTLIAGLKRANVEVNRKLLADLAVRDAAAFAKLADVAKSAAA
- the pheS gene encoding phenylalanine--tRNA ligase subunit alpha gives rise to the protein MAEIAELLGAAVDPSWSSGEPSELLPNWSDSIAELRAISESVSDETIRFARALAGARDRDALQAVRNRALSREHGAYSAALTQVPGLPLEQKRLVGRALNLAKRLLEELEKAQGERLDRVAESIEAIDVTLPGRRSWTGRTHVLAQVRDELLDLFHGLGFTVYTSPEVELDEYNFAKLNFPPDHPARDAQDTYLLGGGRVLRTHTSPGWVRAMEEIEPPLRLVFPGRVYRAEAIDASHMDQFHQMDGLCVDRDISMADLKSTLNTFARAIYRADVPTRIVPIYFPFVEPGVQMDIQCASCTGTGRIKDANGDQRCPVCKGGKWVEVLGAGMVHPNVFRAVGIDPEEFTGFAFGMGLERIAMGRHHVSEIRSFLENDLRFLHQF